From Oryza brachyantha chromosome 9, ObraRS2, whole genome shotgun sequence, a single genomic window includes:
- the LOC102708647 gene encoding deoxyhypusine synthase-like isoform X2, translating to MAGAGGSCGSGGGGGVRDMDALEGVRSIVLKPSESLDEGRFARIAGADFDDAGLGLSGLLASLASTGFQASNLGDAIDVVNQMLEWRLSHEKPDEDCDEAELNPTYRESVKCKIFLGFTSNLVSSGIRDVIRFLVQHHMVDVIVTTAGGIEEDLIKCLAPTYRGEFSLPGMLLRSKGLNRIGNLLVPNDNYCKFENWIMPLFDQMLQEQSPENVWTPSKVIARLGKEINDESSYLYWAYKNNIPVYCPALTDGSLGDMLFCHAVRNPGLIIDIVQDIRLMNGEAIHATPRKTGIIVLGGGLPKHHICNANMFRNGADYTVYINTAQEFDGSDSGAQPDEAVSWGKIKGSAKPVKVHCDATIAFPLLVAATFARKLHGAKTNLMNSLGAAS from the exons ATGGCCGGGGCAGGAGGCAGCTGCGgctcgggaggaggaggaggagtgcgCGACATGGACGCGCTGGAGGGCGTGCGCTCGATCGTGCTGAAGCCCTCGGAGTCCCTCGACGAGGGGCGGTTCGCGAggatcgccggcgccgacttCGACGACGCCGGGCTCGGGCTCTCCGGGCTGCTCGCGTCGCTCGCCTCCACCGGATTCCAGGCCTCCAACCTCGGCGACGCCATCGACGTCGTCAACCAGATG TTAGAATGGAGGCTGTCCCATGAGAAGCCAGACGAGGACTGTGATGAAGCTGAGCTTAACCCTACATATAGAGAATCTGTGAAGTGCAAAATATTCCTGGGATTCACGTCAAACCTTGTTTCTTCTGGCATTCGTGATGTTATCCGTTTTCTAGTTCAGCATCATATG GTGGATGTTATTGTTACAACTGCGGGTGGTATAGAGGAGGATCTTATCAAATGTCTTGCTCCCACTTACAGAGGGGAATTTTCTTTACCTGGAATGCTGTTGCGGTCAAAGGGATTGAATCGGATTGGAAATCTATTGGTTCCTAATGATAACTACTGCAAGTTTGAGAACTGGATTATGCCACTTTTTGACCAGATGCTACAAGAGCAATCCCCTGAG AATGTTTGGACACCATCGAAGGTCATTGCCCGTCTTGGcaaagaaataaatgatgaaagtTCCTACCTTTATTGGGCATATAAG AACAATATTCCTGTATACTGTCCAGCATTGACTGATGGGTCACTTGGAGACATGCTATTCTGTCATGCAGTCCGCAATCCTGGCCTAATTATTGACATTGTACAAG ATATAAGATTGATGAATGGGGAAGCCATTCATGCAACCCCAAGGAAGACAGGGATCATAGTTCTTGGTGGAGGTCTACCCAAGCATCATATATGCAATGCCAATATGTTTCGCAATGGTGCAGATTACACAGTCTATATCAACACAGCTCAAGAATTTGATGGCAGTGATTCTGGAGCACAGCCTGATGAAGCAGTTTCATGGGGAAAGATCAAAGGTTCAGCCAAACCTGTCAAG GTGCATTGTGATGCCACGATCGCTTTCCCATTACTCGTGGCTGCAACATTCGCACGCAAGCTTCATGGTGCAAAAACAAACCTAATGAATTCTCTGGGTGCTGCGAGCTAA
- the LOC102708647 gene encoding deoxyhypusine synthase-like isoform X1 yields the protein MAGAGGSCGSGGGGGVRDMDALEGVRSIVLKPSESLDEGRFARIAGADFDDAGLGLSGLLASLASTGFQASNLGDAIDVVNQMLEWRLSHEKPDEDCDEAELNPTYRESVKCKIFLGFTSNLVSSGIRDVIRFLVQHHMVDVIVTTAGGIEEDLIKCLAPTYRGEFSLPGMLLRSKGLNRIGNLLVPNDNYCKFENWIMPLFDQMLQEQSPENVWTPSKVIARLGKEINDESSYLYWAYKCYDLCNSKTEKRHTDSPKLDQNNIPVYCPALTDGSLGDMLFCHAVRNPGLIIDIVQDIRLMNGEAIHATPRKTGIIVLGGGLPKHHICNANMFRNGADYTVYINTAQEFDGSDSGAQPDEAVSWGKIKGSAKPVKVHCDATIAFPLLVAATFARKLHGAKTNLMNSLGAAS from the exons ATGGCCGGGGCAGGAGGCAGCTGCGgctcgggaggaggaggaggagtgcgCGACATGGACGCGCTGGAGGGCGTGCGCTCGATCGTGCTGAAGCCCTCGGAGTCCCTCGACGAGGGGCGGTTCGCGAggatcgccggcgccgacttCGACGACGCCGGGCTCGGGCTCTCCGGGCTGCTCGCGTCGCTCGCCTCCACCGGATTCCAGGCCTCCAACCTCGGCGACGCCATCGACGTCGTCAACCAGATG TTAGAATGGAGGCTGTCCCATGAGAAGCCAGACGAGGACTGTGATGAAGCTGAGCTTAACCCTACATATAGAGAATCTGTGAAGTGCAAAATATTCCTGGGATTCACGTCAAACCTTGTTTCTTCTGGCATTCGTGATGTTATCCGTTTTCTAGTTCAGCATCATATG GTGGATGTTATTGTTACAACTGCGGGTGGTATAGAGGAGGATCTTATCAAATGTCTTGCTCCCACTTACAGAGGGGAATTTTCTTTACCTGGAATGCTGTTGCGGTCAAAGGGATTGAATCGGATTGGAAATCTATTGGTTCCTAATGATAACTACTGCAAGTTTGAGAACTGGATTATGCCACTTTTTGACCAGATGCTACAAGAGCAATCCCCTGAG AATGTTTGGACACCATCGAAGGTCATTGCCCGTCTTGGcaaagaaataaatgatgaaagtTCCTACCTTTATTGGGCATATAAG TGTTATGATCTCTGTAACTCAAAGACTGAAAAGAGACATACTGACTCCCCAAAACTTGATCAGAACAATATTCCTGTATACTGTCCAGCATTGACTGATGGGTCACTTGGAGACATGCTATTCTGTCATGCAGTCCGCAATCCTGGCCTAATTATTGACATTGTACAAG ATATAAGATTGATGAATGGGGAAGCCATTCATGCAACCCCAAGGAAGACAGGGATCATAGTTCTTGGTGGAGGTCTACCCAAGCATCATATATGCAATGCCAATATGTTTCGCAATGGTGCAGATTACACAGTCTATATCAACACAGCTCAAGAATTTGATGGCAGTGATTCTGGAGCACAGCCTGATGAAGCAGTTTCATGGGGAAAGATCAAAGGTTCAGCCAAACCTGTCAAG GTGCATTGTGATGCCACGATCGCTTTCCCATTACTCGTGGCTGCAACATTCGCACGCAAGCTTCATGGTGCAAAAACAAACCTAATGAATTCTCTGGGTGCTGCGAGCTAA